The following proteins come from a genomic window of Salinicoccus sp. RF5:
- the glcT gene encoding glucose PTS transporter transcription antiterminator GlcT, which translates to MIEKALNNNVVIGKDEFEEVVLIGRGIGFGKKQGDTLEIEEADKVYKLEGQQDTSRYQTLLTMADEKLFQSTLEAIELIDDMTTEDINNRILLSLTDHLLFAMKRLEEGIEISNPFVNETKALYPKEYSIAEAVVDMFNSKYGIKLPEAEVGFIALHVHSSIYNRSLRDMNVLSEVVHQAIVIIEQGLDTTVDQSSIQYDRFVRHISFCVQRVMKGESVPSQDAFDSLLKTEYPVCYNIAVKIVKMIQNKLQRKVYDSEVVYLTMHIQHFKHYSK; encoded by the coding sequence ATGATTGAAAAGGCACTGAACAATAATGTTGTGATCGGGAAAGATGAATTTGAAGAAGTCGTGCTGATCGGCCGTGGCATCGGCTTCGGGAAGAAGCAGGGCGATACGCTCGAAATCGAAGAGGCGGACAAGGTATATAAGCTTGAAGGCCAGCAGGATACGAGCAGATACCAGACTCTCCTGACGATGGCGGATGAGAAGCTGTTCCAGTCGACGCTCGAAGCCATCGAGCTGATTGATGACATGACTACAGAAGACATCAACAACAGGATACTCCTGTCACTGACGGACCACCTTCTGTTTGCCATGAAGCGGCTGGAGGAGGGCATCGAGATCAGCAATCCTTTCGTCAATGAGACGAAGGCACTCTATCCGAAGGAGTACAGCATCGCCGAAGCGGTCGTCGATATGTTCAACAGCAAGTATGGCATCAAGCTGCCCGAAGCGGAGGTGGGATTCATCGCCCTCCATGTGCACTCGTCCATCTACAACCGTTCGCTCCGGGATATGAATGTATTGTCAGAAGTCGTCCATCAGGCCATCGTCATCATCGAGCAGGGGCTCGATACGACGGTCGACCAGTCCTCAATACAGTATGACCGCTTCGTGAGGCATATCAGCTTCTGTGTCCAGCGGGTGATGAAGGGCGAGAGTGTGCCGTCGCAGGATGCTTTCGATTCACTATTGAAAACCGAATACCCCGTGTGCTATAATATAGCTGTAAAAATTGTGAAGATGATACAGAATAAATTGCAGCGCAAGGTGTACGACTCGGAGGTCGTCTATCTTACGATGCACATACAGCATTTCAAGCATTATTCTAAATAG
- the ptsG gene encoding glucose-specific PTS transporter subunit IIBC: protein MFKKLFGQLQRIGKALMLPVAILPAAGLMLGIGAAMQTEAMVEWLPFLEAGWLIALSDMLQAAGGVVFDNLALLFALGVAVGLARGDGVAAVAAFVGYMIMNVTMGQIANVTPEMAAENPAYANVLGIPTIQTGVFGGIIIGVIAAWAYNRYYNINLPDFLGFFAGKRFVPIVTAVFSFIIGLAMFVIWPPIQNGMNEVSLWLMEENTAIGVFAFGTIKRLLIPFGLHHIFHAPFWFEFGTYTNAAGEIVRGDLNIFFAQLRDGVELTAGNFMQGEFPVMMFGLPAAALAMYHAARPERKKYVAGIMISAALTSFLTGITEPLEFSFLFVAPLLYVIHALLDGLSFLILYLLDVNLGYTFSGGFIDFFLFGILQNRTEWWWVIIVGLVYAVIYYTVFRVLIHALNLKTPGREDATAETSTSTAQELPFNVLTAMGGEENIKHLDACITRLRVEVKDTAAVDEAELKALGASGVMKVGKNMQAIFGPKSDQIRNDMQRIIDGEITSPAEATVTESTEDDVEEAEGGQMMDDANKDIYSPIEGEAVELTEVPDQVFSEKMMGDGVAIKPTSGIVRAPFDGEVVTDFPTKHALGLTNEGGLELLVHFGLDTVNLKGEGFDLKVAAGDKIKKGDVLMEVDLDYIRENAKSDITPIIITGPAGTEIAARELGSVTNDDVVINIK, encoded by the coding sequence ATGTTCAAAAAGCTTTTTGGACAGCTGCAGCGCATCGGTAAAGCTTTGATGCTCCCGGTTGCCATACTGCCTGCTGCCGGTCTCATGCTCGGTATCGGTGCCGCCATGCAGACTGAAGCGATGGTAGAGTGGCTGCCATTCCTTGAGGCCGGATGGCTCATTGCCCTATCCGATATGCTCCAGGCCGCCGGTGGCGTCGTCTTCGACAACCTGGCGCTGCTGTTTGCACTCGGTGTCGCCGTCGGACTTGCGAGGGGTGACGGCGTTGCCGCCGTCGCTGCCTTCGTCGGCTACATGATCATGAACGTTACAATGGGACAGATTGCCAATGTCACACCGGAAATGGCAGCTGAAAACCCTGCCTATGCCAACGTGCTCGGCATCCCGACAATCCAGACAGGTGTATTCGGCGGTATCATCATCGGTGTCATCGCCGCATGGGCCTACAACAGGTACTACAACATCAATCTGCCGGACTTCCTTGGTTTCTTTGCAGGGAAACGCTTTGTGCCGATTGTGACAGCAGTATTCTCATTCATCATCGGACTGGCGATGTTCGTCATCTGGCCTCCGATCCAAAACGGAATGAATGAAGTTTCACTCTGGCTGATGGAAGAGAATACGGCAATCGGCGTATTCGCATTCGGTACGATCAAACGGCTGCTCATTCCATTCGGACTGCACCATATATTCCACGCACCATTCTGGTTTGAATTCGGTACGTATACGAATGCAGCCGGAGAAATTGTACGGGGCGATCTGAACATCTTCTTCGCCCAGCTGCGTGACGGCGTAGAACTGACTGCAGGAAACTTCATGCAGGGTGAATTCCCGGTCATGATGTTCGGTCTGCCTGCAGCGGCTCTGGCGATGTACCATGCTGCACGTCCTGAACGTAAAAAGTACGTTGCCGGCATCATGATATCTGCAGCACTGACAAGTTTCCTGACAGGTATCACTGAGCCATTGGAATTCTCATTCCTGTTCGTTGCGCCACTGCTCTATGTCATCCACGCACTGCTCGATGGACTGAGCTTCCTGATTCTCTATCTGCTTGATGTGAATCTCGGCTATACATTCTCGGGCGGCTTCATCGACTTCTTCCTGTTCGGAATTCTTCAGAACCGTACGGAATGGTGGTGGGTGATCATCGTTGGTCTTGTCTACGCGGTCATCTACTATACAGTCTTCAGGGTGCTCATCCATGCACTCAACCTCAAGACGCCTGGCCGTGAAGACGCCACTGCAGAAACCAGCACATCCACAGCACAGGAGCTCCCATTCAATGTACTCACAGCAATGGGTGGGGAAGAGAACATCAAACACCTCGACGCCTGCATCACACGTCTCCGTGTTGAAGTTAAAGATACTGCTGCCGTCGATGAGGCGGAACTGAAGGCGCTTGGGGCCTCCGGTGTCATGAAGGTCGGCAAGAACATGCAGGCCATCTTCGGACCGAAATCCGACCAGATCAGAAATGACATGCAACGGATCATCGATGGTGAAATCACTTCACCGGCCGAAGCGACAGTGACCGAATCGACGGAAGATGATGTCGAAGAGGCAGAAGGCGGACAGATGATGGATGATGCCAACAAGGACATCTATTCCCCAATCGAAGGGGAAGCGGTCGAGCTCACCGAAGTGCCGGACCAGGTCTTCAGCGAGAAGATGATGGGCGATGGTGTGGCCATCAAGCCGACAAGCGGTATCGTCCGCGCACCATTCGACGGTGAAGTCGTTACGGACTTCCCGACAAAACACGCATTGGGACTCACAAATGAAGGCGGACTCGAGCTCCTCGTCCACTTCGGACTCGACACAGTCAACCTGAAGGGCGAAGGCTTCGACCTCAAAGTCGCAGCTGGAGACAAAATCAAAAAAGGTGACGTATTGATGGAAGTCGACCTCGACTACATCAGGGAGAACGCGAAGAGCGATATTACTCCAATCATCATTACAGGACCGGCCGGTACGGAAATTGCTGCCAGGGAACTCGGTTCAGTTACAAATGACGATGTCGTCATCAACATCAAGTAA